The Penaeus chinensis breed Huanghai No. 1 chromosome 16, ASM1920278v2, whole genome shotgun sequence sequence TGTGATTGCAATCCCCACAGATAGAGCAAGTGGCAACAACAGCCAATTCAAGAGCTCGCATCTTGTGCTACTCATCTGGGAGACAATCAGCCGGCACTGAATAACATGAAGAGAGAACTCAGTAATGTGCAAAGAATATGCCATTAGATtagatttttttctgaattttttctttatatataacgTCTGAACCTATTCCATCATCAATAAACCAGCACTCAATACAAAGTTAGCTAACTGTGGACACTTTTTATCAAATACACTTAACATACTTATACCAATTCTACAAGCTTAAATACTGACAAACAATCTAATCATTTCACCACTTAATTGTAAATCCTTaacaaagagaagtagaaaaagaaaaagaaagaaaaaaaagaaaagaaagaaagaaagaaaaaacttcctTAATCACTCAGTactgaagaatataaaaaatctgAAACAAAACATTTGAATATATTCTTTGTTTTAACATGTTCTTGCATGTCTCCCTTTATATATCCAACATGACTAACTTAGTCATCAATATAAAATTCTATCGTTGATGCATTCTATACACTACCCAGCTTCATCCCCATCAAAATATACGCTAAGTCAATTAATCTCTATCTtactgaaaaagaaacaaacctacagtaagaaaagaaaacagaaagaaaagaggcagagagagagagagagagagagagagagagagagagagagagagagagagagagagagagagagagagagagagagagagagagagagagagagagagagagagagagagagagagagagagagagagagagagagagagagagagagagagagagagagagagagagagagagagagagagagagagagagagagagagagagagagaaaatctaaaaCTAAAACACTAAAACACTATGCACCAATCTGCCACTGCTACGAAAGGTAGAAAGACACTACTCACGTTGACGTTAGCAAAGATTGTGCCGACCATGAACAGGAGCATTCTTGGATCTCTTTCAATAATATTGGTAGGAGACTGATACACCCAGATTGTCGACAATGCGAAAAATATCAAAGGTGTGATTAAGGGCCGTACAGCCTCCCAAAACCCAAGCATCTTCCCAGTCTCATCTCTGTATGACCTGTTGAAATAGTTAAAACATTTTTGTGAATTTCTGTAAAAGAAGCAAAATTCTTCACATATGAAACGACATATGATGAAAAAGAGATGATGCACTTTTTTCATTCATAACAAAATTATGTGAataaatttaacaataataataataataataacaataacaataacaataataacaataataataataataataataataataacaatgataatggtggtggtgattctcCAGAGGTCAACTAGTTCCCTCCTATTTTTCTGAAGTCAtaggattaataacaataatgacaataatgcttacaactacaataataataactatcataataaaaataataataataaaaattattataattataataataataataataataataataataataacaatgataataataataataataataataataacaacaataataataatagcaacaaagatgttgattgacattaataataataatgataaatataataacaaaaataccaacaacaacctacaacaataataaaaaataataagcaataataataataacaataagggctTAATCACAAAAACTAAATCATAAAAACAGGATTACATGCACTACTTCCACTAAAGGTACTTCAATTTCAGTGTAATCATGACACTATGCAGAATAGAAACTCATTTGGATATCAAATTTTaatgaaatattttaaaatataattgaaGAACAGAAATTccgttactgatgataatgagaataataacaatgatgatcatgatttaaAAACAATCTGTAAACAATCCTTGCACACTACTTACTTATAAACATTCCAAAATGACATTGGAAGTGAAGTGCCCAGTGACCCTGCATACATCATGAACTCGAACATGGTCCCTGAAGAAATTCCCTGTACTATCTCGAACTTCCATATTTGCTGTCCCCATATTCCCGTTACCATGTATATGGTGAAGATTAgctatatgagaaaaaaaatatattagggaTGATACCTGtatcacaaacacagacacatacacaccgacatatatgcctgtatgattacagtttaaaaaaataagtGCAATGTTATATTTCCATAGTTTGATACAACCTTAGCTTACAAACtgtatatcaatgataatcattGGAAAACATTAGCAATATTGTCTAACTTTCTTGGATTCAATTTGAATGTAGCTGACTAAATGAATCAAGTATCATCTATAGTTATGATAGAaccattcataatgataaaatgctTCTATATTACTCAGTATTAGTTGTAAATACCCCTTTGTCCatcttcataaaaataaaacagattacTGATTCAGCCTTCTATCAgtacatttacccccccccccccccaaaaaaaaaaaaaaaaaaaaaaaaatatatatatatatatatatatatatatatatatataaataataataataaaaacaaataaaaaaataaataaaaaaataattatcaattaAATTAAATCTGCTTAGTCTCTATAACTTGATGATCATTATTTACCATACTTATACATAATTCTATGCAAGTTATCAAAAACCCACAGGCTGGTTTTTCCAACCTTTTCTGGCCTTACTGGACCATACTAAGTACAGTCTAGCAGCCCCTCCATATCATTCCCTCCAGCTTTCCCCTAGGAATCCTACTCAACTCCTATTGTAAATACACCAGTATGTCAAAAAAACAATTTTTCAGATGATTCTATCTTTTTTATACAAGTGATCATCAACTGCTGCATTCTTATTTGTTACTATTCCTAATAAACATCAAGCACCAACTTCACATAGTCTTATGTCTGACCACTGAAGGCcagctataaaaaaaagaaaaaaatcctcttaAAATATAACAAGACAAAATTTCTCTGAAATTAAAAAAGTGATTCCTAATTGCAGGTCATGAAAAATATGTGGTAGATCATTTGTGCATCTAGGGGGTTAAACCAAATCTATTACATCAGAAAGAATTTAGGTCTGGGAATgaggaaacaaaaatagaaaatacatacacacacacacacacatacaattagagataaaaataacaagcacAGAAAATATTTACCGCCTGTGATATATCGTAGCCCCATGGAAGAAACAGTATCTTGGTAAGGTATTTCTCCCAGTGAGAAGTGTAGAAACAGGACAGTACATTCCACAAAATGAAATAGAACCTGAGTGGGCTAATGCTATAGTCTGTCCTGCCGAAAATGGACCAGATGCAGGCCGGGATGAAGAACGTGGTCCAGGAGTCCAAGCCATGGTCAAACAACTCTCCCAATGGCCCACTCGTGCCAGTCCTTCGTGCCTGCTTTCCATCTATCCCATCTAAAATCATTGGCCAAGCATTAGAAGCTATGAGGGTAATGGATGACTACCAGTTGAAATACTGCGCATCAGACACGACACCATATTCTCCATCTGATCACTTATGATTATTCTCGAGTACAAAATCTTCTGAAAATTCTACCCTTTAATCCCCCAAAAAACTTACCTAAAGTATGTGCCAGAAAGTGATTGAGAGCACAGACTAACCACACCCAATTAGGCACAGATGGGTATGGGTCAGTGCCAGGAGGTATGTCAACGCTAGATGCATAGTAACTGTAGTCGTAAAAGGACAACAGGACAAAGTTGGCCACCGTAAACAGGAAACCCACAAATGTGAGGACATTAGGCGCTATCCACCGTGGACATATCTAGAAAATGAGTTGAAATATCAATTACTCAAAATTCCTTATAAAGATTCAATAAAGATTCCTGAAAAAAATTTACATAACAAAGTTATGTTTATATCTTTCTACATTATGCCATTCCAATGAATTATGGGCAATAATAGTATGAGAATGACTAGCAAGGAAAAAATGGTTATTGTAAGCTATAGTGAAATATAAAAATTTACAAATTCCCAGAAGCTTCAACAAAACATATAATAtggaacagatacatacatatcactTGAGAACAAAGGAATGATTCAAAGgaatcattttttatctttaataaaaCAGTTGTcctaaaatgaaaatatttaactGAATCCCCTAAAATAATTAAGTAACTTGTATTTTTCCTTTAAGATTCATACACAAAGTAACATGAAACTTAACTTCTGTGAATAAGAGCAACAAGCTATCACAATAGCTTCAGTCTAAACTAAAGCAAGGAAACATGATAATACGATTGGAAATTTCATTTGTGGAAAATATATACAGCTTCTACCACTAATTATTCTCTAGCTTGGAACTCTGGATaagataaaacagacaaacagtgatACAGCAATCATGGAGTACACTTTGATAACCTGCATCTCTAGACAGACAGATCGTAATCATGGTTTTGTATACAACACATTATATTCAAAATATCCACCTGGTGAGATCTTTAAATCAATCTACataaatgaaagatgaaaaaatgaTTAAGGCTGCAGAAATGGCAAGAGGTAGTGAAAGCCTTGAAGATTTTCACACTTATCACATATCTGTGGTGTGATAAAGACTATGTTGCTAAGTGAGTAAGAAATGTTAGATTACTGCTGTCttaatgaaatgtgtgtgtgtgtggggggggggggggggggggcaaaactaACAACTCAtcatttgagagaaaaaaaaaaaagtgataaatataaatatatcataataactCCAACATCAATAAAAAGCTTGTTACATGTGATAGTTCATCCGAACAACTAAACCTACACTTTGATTCATTCACTCCTAATTAGTGCATATCTGAAAATGACAGTCACACCCACACCCTAGTCCTACATTgaaacaaacaaatggaaaagGTAATATAAAATGAATTAGAACCAACATCACCAAGGAATGTATCATCTGCATCAAACCACTGAAAAGGCTGCAAGTGCTCATTAAGCTTCACTTTGAAAAACACAGTCACACTGAAATCTTTTACAAAGGGGGAAAGTGAAAACATGGTaatgaatagaaaagagaaaaagaaaaagaaggagagaaaaaaagaaaaagaaaaagagaatacacAATAAaaccagagaaaaggaaagaaagaatgaaaaaatgcaaataaacacacaaatgtataggGCGCaggtacacatttacataatcacAGCCACACCTGATCATGCCAACTAACTCTTAGTGACATTACATTTCTTCTAATCTTCAGACTGATATGGAAGTCAGGTTCTGTCCACAGAAATTTTCCATCTTTCAATCAAACATGTGAAGTCTTGGTAatttggaaggggagagaagagagaggagaggaggaggaggaggaggacatgaaGGAATAGCAACAGAAAAGAAGAcattgaagaaggagaaggagaagaagaaaagaaaaaggaagaggagaggaaaaagaaacaacaacaacgagacaagaaaaaaatttaaaaaattaaaagaaaatgccTTCGCATCATAAATGGCCAACAATGTTCTTACCTTCACTACAGTGTTCCAAAACGGGTGCATAACATAATTGCTGAGAGGACTGGTATCTTGAGCACTATACTGTTGTAAAGAAAattgacaatattagtaatggaattttataaaaaatgtcaataataaaaataacaccattgatattcataattataaaaaaacataataaaacaaattttcccgccaattcaaggagaggtggaatctaataattgactcctttgttgctATGCACTtgcatctatgtgcagagacatgtcccccccaaaaaataaaaacaagcacagcattttcccgatGGCATTGAGTTGGTGACGAAAGGAATTATATTGTAACACTGGGTCTAACTACTTCCTGATGCATAATAGAAATTTCCTTTTCAACCTTATCTATACATTCTTTCTATTCCTTAATTACATCCTGTATTGTCCGACTGGTTACAATGCATATAACAACACATAAATGATCTTCATTCATTTGCATAGTTTACCTGATAAGCTTAGCACATCCCATTATTCCTATCCCTGATCTAAGACTAATTATCTTTAGAATAACACAAGgaacttatgtttatataaacacaaactaatttttcaatattcttttttatcatacaTAATAGATATCTATGCCATTTAATGAACACAGAAGTGTTTTGCACTCACAAACATTTGTATGCACACAACTCATAACTAAACCACTGTATCTTTCTTTTAagtataaaaaatacagaaattaagGATCAATAGAGGCAATTGAAAACCTCAAAATTAATTGCATATACTGTCATAATATaattcacaaataaaaaaaaaattactggaaAGTCACATTCTATAGTACAGGAAGAGCTTTAAATCATAAGTACATTATGACAACACTCTTACATCCTTCCTCTAAAACCAGGGGTTCCCATTGTCACTCCTATATTCATGTTTGCAGGTTCTTTGGTGTGTCACAGACAAAGCAATTCATTCATTGACAAAGTGGAAACAATTCCGTACCAAATCATAGATATAAATCCTGTAGTACTAGCGTCAATTCACACCTGAGGTTCTTGGATGGGTTTCAGGGGGTCCGTGAGAATCAGataaaaattaacatttatattgtAAACATTAcatttcttatcactattattctttttttttttctaaatattaatTAGTGATATACCTATATGACCAGCAAACTTCATTACCAACAAGTTAGAATTTAGAATGTCCACTGTGATTAATATAGGAAATAAAATCCAACTATggtactcacacaaacaaacaacactgaACAACTGACAGTTATAGGCTGGCTGAAAATAACTCCAGTAACAAAAGGCTCTTTCATAAGATTATGCAAACCCTATGGCATTTACTTGCTTGgttatccactcactcactcactcaacacacaaacacatcctcacaccataaacaaatatatataaaaagtgtagGAATAATTAGGCAGGCATGTACAGGTAACTGATATATGAACCCTGAGTCATTTCTTTATCtagtttatctcttttttatctttaaaacTCCTAAACCTTAGCCATTACTGAAGTTGAAAATGACTGAATCAAAATGGAACCTCAACAGTCACTAACTTCCAAGAAAACCATCTACTTTTATTTCGCATTTGCCAAATCATAAAATCAGttatatttgaataataataataataatactgaagaaTAGGACAGTTTGgtaactgtttctttttttaataaactgAAACCAATGATGTAGCCTACACATATACCAAGATGTATCTTAGAAAATCCATGAAGTTATCCAGTAAATACTTTGCCCAAGCAATTTCTCAAGTTTCTTTTCACATGTTTAAGACCGGTATATCTTTACATTTTATTCGGCCAGTGCCGACTGTTATCTGATTTAGACATACAACTTAccatattttctgcatttttttttctgaatcagtTTCAGTAGTATATTTTtgatacagaaaaaatatactaataagATGCTGACATTGCAATAGTACTGGATGCCAACCAGTGATATCACTTCAGATTACTCTcatgtgggggagaggagggaggggagtactGCTGTTAGACAGGGTTTACATGCTTATGTCTTGAATGCTCGGGGAGGGGGGTATACTGTAACCAAATCACATTGTCTAACTTCTCAGCTTCTGTTGGGCAGAAACCAAATGTGTTTCTGCAATCTGTCTCCCCTTGCACCCATAACCACAATTTCCCCACAGATGCCCCAGGCCTGTTGAATGAGGATGATTGGTGGTGTTCCTTACTTGGAAACTAAAGGTTTGCAAAGAAAATGAATAGCAGATTCACTATAATCACATTAGACTACATAATAATACTGAATCTTGTCAATGAAAGTAATCTTGTCATTGACAGAAAATGTACTCTTACTCATTCATTTGCAATTTACATAATATGCTTTGATAATTACAACACAACAAAATACTTTAAAAGAAAGTATGACCATAATTTCCATTTTCTAGGACACCAGGGGTtgctaaaaaaaatatgcaccTGTGAAAACTGTGATACCCAAGGTTCTTTTCACTATCAAGACAAATATATAGCCCACTTCTCCCATAGCAAATACACCACCAAGCCCTGCAACAATCAATAATCCTTgtacctctccccccatctctcagcTTAAATTTCAAGTTCATTCATCATATACTCCCCATGCACTTATGCCAAATATAATAATTTCTGGAAGCTCTTCTTAAGAAGAGTTGAGAGTGTTGGGAAAGTGGCCCAGGTTGGGGAAAGAGGAATCATGAAAGAGACTTTGGGGGCATTCAGGGATTAAAGAAGAGGCCCTGGGTACTCTCTTAATAGAAACAAAGCCATGTTTGACATACCCCTTCCTCTTTAGgtatatttttagttttacacagccatccaatcttgtagtttttattccttctttcaattattcacactgtaatatgcatgaagctcttgttattttctgtcgcaaataatgtatatgaaagtattggtaatgtttaTGAAGTGACCTTACTCCTCTGAGATTATTACTCCAGCCATTCCTGGTTAATCCAAAAACACAGCTGTATGAACCAAAAGCCTTCTTAACCCACCCACCCAATCACCATAGACTTACTCTCTATGCAGCATTTGTTGTGacctgttttcttaatttttgacattattttttgcctacccagattatttcatgtattagtGAGTGTAGTTCTTTTCTTTGATTATCATAGTgtcattacatttatctataaatgtacCAAAGTAGTAAGTGTTTCATAACTTTCTTATCATCAACTTGGGAAGGTCATACCACAGATGAAAGTGtcttattctttatcattctGTCTATTACAGGCAAATTTTACCATGTACTACATGgctgaaactgaaactatacccCTAATTAAATTATAGTTAATCTCCTAAGTTCCACTTTTACATCAGTATTAAAATAGTTATTCTCAAAATtgtgatataaataaaagaaacaacacacaccaaaacaaatgcatacagacacacactgactGACTGGcaaacaacaaaccaacaaacaaacaaacaaacaaaaaacacacacacatacacacactcacactcacacgcacacatatacatatacatatacatatacatatacatatacatatacatatacatatacatatacatatacatatacatatacatatacatatacatatacatatacatatacatatacatatacatatacatatacatatacatatacatatacatatacatatacatatacatatacatatacatatacatatacatatacatacacatacacatacacatacacatacacacacagtgtatattcaaatatacataaacatacacatactcacatacatgcacatgcatgtaaacacatgggtgacatgcacaaacaaacaaacacacaatgctCTGCCCTTACCAACAATTAAAATTCAACAAATACTGCATTATTTCAGTAAAGCACTATGACCAAATGTTGCAGTTActccttttgtattttttgccAATAATTCCTTAATCAACTTTATACCCTTCAGGTTATCAAGGGTAATCTAAATCATCATATCGATTATCAGTTATATCACTGATAAGTTCATATTATTCCATAGCCAAGCAAGTCTGCCAACAACCAAGATCTCAATAGTGGACTCACTGATCAGGTTGAGGCACTAGTATGAGATCTGGGGTGTCATGGGGTTAAATTGCAGTAGGAGGGGTAGGGTAGCACTTTACATTACATTTTGGGCACAGGCACTTGAGAATTTCTAAAAACTAACAAGTTggtctaaaagaaagaaagaaaaaaattgtaaggGTAATGGCCTCTTGGTGATGTCCCTGCATGCAATTGCATTACCTAGCAACTTGCTGTAACACTTTTTCAGTGCTCAACATAAAAACGAGATCCCATCCTGGATTTTGCAAGACTAGTCTAGCAATAATCTCGACTCACGTGGGAAATATTCAtgaaactttaaaaaataaaggTATGTATCAAGCACATATTAGTGATGTTTCATACAGTTCAATCTCTTTTCTCAAATATCAGTATCTTCACTTTATCTGCTTTAAATGTTTTGCATTCCACATATAAGAGTTCTAGCCCTCTTCCTTTCTAAAATGAGTCCTTCGCCTCAGCATACATTGCAGGGTTCTCGCAATCACATTAAACTTAAGCGAGTTATAGGGCTACCCTAGGTCCCACACAAAGtcccatacatatctatatggatTAATAAATgttaggtttttctaccatataaatGCCCTTTTTTCTGGTACAATTACAATTCAAGCTCTTACCCAATACTTCTATTATATTCAAGAAGATAACAACAGCAATCTAAGAAGTGAAGACAGAATAGTTAATTGCATTAATTATGAAACAGATGCCCTAAATTTCTCTGATTGTGTTTCATGCAAGAGGCTAATCTTTCTTATCCACTTTTTGTGCAGTTCTTGAACTGCTTTCACATGCATCAAGActgacattattaatatttccctcttccttcagtcTTTGGGATAAAGAGTACATCAATTCTTTACAAAATTCAAGCGTCAAAACCAATAAACATTCTATGCCCAAGAGactaaaaatttaaaattatacgAAATCACATGCAAATTCAAGGAGACGGGAAATTGCCTGCAAGCAAATCAATCAAGGAGGATAATATGGTCATCACCCAATGCATTAAGTAGCTATTAATATCAAAACTACGTAATTCCTATCGATCACCTTAACTTATCACGGTCTAGAAGCACTCGAAAATCTACTCCCGTGGCCAAAATACCAACAAATTGTCCTAAAATTCCACCAGAGTCACTCATTAATGGGACTCCAACTCCCGAGTTAAAGTTCATGTCCACGAGTGAGAGAAATACTAATGTTTTAAAATCACACCCAAAACCGACCCTTACCTTATAATTTTCAAACCCCACTAACTGTTCGGGGGTTAAATATCTCTTGACCGACATCTTGATCCTCCTGCTGTCATCCAGGAACTTATAAAAAGGAGTAGAATTGGACAAGGAACTACCTCTACACACGCCGCTCCATCGTGCCTTCGATACTAACTCGATCCCGGTCAGGTGTTGCCCGACGTCACTCTCGCGATGTCGTACCGTTGCTCCGGAGAATTGTCGCACTGTGTAGTAGATTTTTGTACGTTTCTGCAacgatttatttataatatattgttATGGAAGTTTTTCTGTTGTTAATTTCGTtctgattatgaataatattggTGTTGTTAAGATCTTTTGCTGTGTCCTGCTAAATTAGACATGAATGTGAAAGAAAAGTCGGGAAATATCACGCCTAGCCGTCGTGTCTTTAGTGTCAGAAATTGTCGTACGTTTTGAATTTTATTGGATGAACACGGTTATTTTATGagcctatgtatatatcttttctgCATATTTTGCAAAATTTGGAAGACAGATAAGATGCTAGGTCTTGTTACCTTATAGGAATTGAAAAGATTATTTAATAAAATGTCTGAGACCGATATTATTCTACAGTGTTTCATttgcaaaaaataatatatatattttatagaacaATTCCATTTTGAATGTTATCGAACTGAGTATGAAGagtgaacaaaaaaaatgtatcaatCCTTTTGGAATTATGCATTCATGGCATAAGTTAAAATTAGACActgcaagaaaaaaagaggaactgCAACACCCCTTGTAAATATTTCTACTCCCTCACACGGATGGCCTTCACTTCGATATTTCTCCGTATTCTTGTGTTTAGTCATATTTATTCCCTCTCGCTGGTACTTTTCGTTTTAAAACTCTTGCAACTGTATATGATGTTTGCATATTTCTTACATCTTGATATTAATCATTTCAATTACTTCTGTTCGAAGGTATTCTATATTGTATCTGCTATGcacttatctattttcatttgttCATAGTAACAGTATCACAGTCCATAGATTTATTAGAATTTTCTGTTAATGTTATtcgtctttattattttcatagaatatttttttcttcttcattattcctCTCCATTTACTTGTAGGCTACACGCccattttttctgtttcctctgtaaaataagataatgtttATTTCTCAgtattttagtattataatttctttttcagATTGTGATTGCATATTTATgaaacatttttgttatttcatatgATGTATTTCCCCAACTTTTACATTTAACTTTTAAACCATAAACTTTCCATTCGCGTGTTGAGATTTCCCAACTTTATGGACAATTTTTGTTTCCTTGATCTCCTTAAGTATGACCTAAAATAATTTCGTATTATTGTAGTACAGAGAATTCTTGCAtcatattgttaaaaaaaaaatcacgctatTTAAGATGATGCTGTCACTCCCTCGGCGTTTTATAATTAAACTCAATATTCTCTCACAAGCCATGCAGACATTCCCTAATCAGCATTTTGACATTGCCTCCGACCTCTTTGCAATtcgcaacaagaaaaaaaaaaaaaaaaaaaaaaaaaaacattaaacatttaaaaaagaacGATATAAATTCTTGACCCACTTTGGAGAGAAATCACACGTACCTTATCGTACGtactcatcatcttcaccatcatcatttctcaATGCTATAAATACATCTGTGACTCATTAATGGGTCGATGGAAATCAATATTGACTCACCAG is a genomic window containing:
- the LOC125033504 gene encoding ethanolaminephosphotransferase 1-like — encoded protein: MSVKRYLTPEQLVGFENYKYSAQDTSPLSNYVMHPFWNTVVKICPRWIAPNVLTFVGFLFTVANFVLLSFYDYSYYASSVDIPPGTDPYPSVPNWVWLVCALNHFLAHTLDGIDGKQARRTGTSGPLGELFDHGLDSWTTFFIPACIWSIFGRTDYSISPLRFYFILWNVLSCFYTSHWEKYLTKILFLPWGYDISQALIFTIYMVTGIWGQQIWKFEIVQGISSGTMFEFMMYAGSLGTSLPMSFWNVYKSYRDETGKMLGFWEAVRPLITPLIFFALSTIWVYQSPTNIIERDPRMLLFMVGTIFANVNCRLIVSQMSSTRCELLNWLLLPLALSVGIAITFPTLELATLLIMGSIATIAHIHYGVYVVRQMCDHFHIKCFSIRDRTE